A part of Candidatus Zymogenaceae bacterium genomic DNA contains:
- a CDS encoding YggU family protein, which produces MLTISEKDGSAVFSVRVKPGGKKDEVIGVHDGALKLSVTAPPVEGKANRAVSKFISRLLGIAPSRVSIVSGESSRTKRVKIEGLSAQEVKKILSDE; this is translated from the coding sequence ATGCTGACGATATCAGAAAAAGACGGATCGGCTGTTTTTTCCGTGCGGGTGAAGCCCGGAGGGAAGAAAGATGAGGTCATCGGTGTGCACGACGGCGCCCTGAAGCTGTCCGTCACGGCGCCCCCGGTGGAGGGGAAGGCGAACCGGGCGGTCTCGAAGTTCATCTCTCGGCTTCTCGGCATCGCCCCGTCCCGGGTCAGCATCGTTTCCGGGGAATCGTCCCGGACAAAACGGGTCAAAATCGAAGGGCTGAGTGCACAAGAGGTGAAAAAAATCCTGTCAGATGAATGA
- a CDS encoding YggT family protein has protein sequence MVDSGSVLRTLAIIINILLIVYVWIIIIRALISWVNPDPHNPFITFLNRITEPVLSLARRITPSTGRIDLSPITAIFAIIFIRIFLVGTLLLFADSGDNFQAVFILGMFVYAVMTLFRMLIHFLIIIIVVWAIISWVNPNPYNPIVLALFAMVDPILRPIQRIIPPVGGFDITPIIAVLILLAVNYTVVRGLFVLAAMFLPTPYTYIHPTFF, from the coding sequence ATGGTCGATTCCGGCAGCGTTTTGAGAACCCTCGCGATTATCATCAACATTCTTTTAATCGTCTATGTCTGGATCATCATCATCCGCGCTCTGATATCCTGGGTGAATCCGGATCCACACAATCCCTTTATCACGTTTCTCAACCGGATCACGGAACCCGTCCTCTCGCTTGCCCGTCGCATCACACCGTCAACCGGCAGGATAGATCTGTCTCCCATAACGGCGATTTTCGCCATCATCTTCATCAGGATCTTCCTCGTGGGAACGCTCCTGTTGTTTGCCGACTCCGGCGACAATTTCCAGGCCGTTTTCATTCTGGGCATGTTCGTCTATGCGGTGATGACGCTTTTCAGGATGCTGATTCATTTCCTGATTATTATCATCGTCGTCTGGGCGATCATATCGTGGGTTAATCCGAATCCCTACAATCCCATTGTTCTTGCCCTGTTCGCCATGGTCGATCCGATCCTCCGCCCCATCCAGCGTATCATCCCACCGGTCGGCGGATTCGACATCACCCCCATCATCGCCGTTCTGATCCTTCTGGCCGTAAACTATACGGTGGTCAGGGGGCTCTTTGTCCTGGCGGCGATGTTCCTTCCCACCCCCTATACTTACATACACCCAACATTCTTTTAG